From one Gallionella capsiferriformans ES-2 genomic stretch:
- a CDS encoding ParM/StbA family protein, producing MMLTVGLDIGYSNLKIVYGDNTEVSPKMIKRPAGAAPLDHLGQRIMGSDDSLHVLVDGKEFAAAVSHDRIENWPRELHKDYTATESYRALFNAGLLLTEMSEIDCVVTGLPTNQYLDAGLREHLTKIMRGEHQITPRRKVVVHEVKIVPQPLGGFVDWMHGLNDPSQIEDSSVLVVDPGFFSVDWVLLVNGEFKRASSGTSLDATSVVLDEAAALIAKDHGGNPGRSKLENAVRAERSTVSVFGERIEIAPYLADASAKVGHIACSQIQESLRKENSSIDQIVLVGGGAPFFEASIKEAFAKTPINLAKEAVFANARGFWRGGAA from the coding sequence ATGATGCTGACAGTTGGATTGGATATTGGTTACTCGAATCTCAAGATTGTTTATGGCGACAACACCGAGGTATCGCCCAAGATGATTAAGCGTCCCGCTGGTGCAGCCCCATTGGATCATCTTGGACAGCGAATTATGGGCAGCGACGATTCGTTGCACGTATTGGTGGATGGCAAGGAGTTTGCGGCGGCGGTGAGTCACGACCGCATCGAGAATTGGCCACGTGAACTGCATAAAGATTACACCGCAACGGAATCTTATCGCGCCTTGTTTAACGCCGGGTTGCTTTTGACGGAAATGAGCGAGATTGATTGTGTGGTAACTGGATTGCCGACTAACCAGTATCTGGATGCTGGATTGCGTGAGCATTTAACAAAAATCATGCGCGGCGAACATCAGATCACGCCCCGGCGCAAGGTGGTGGTACATGAGGTCAAAATCGTACCCCAGCCACTGGGCGGCTTTGTTGACTGGATGCACGGCCTGAATGATCCCAGCCAGATTGAAGATTCCAGTGTGCTGGTGGTTGACCCCGGCTTTTTCTCGGTTGATTGGGTGTTACTGGTTAATGGCGAGTTCAAGCGTGCTTCCTCCGGCACGAGCCTTGATGCCACCTCGGTGGTTTTGGATGAGGCCGCAGCATTGATTGCAAAGGATCACGGCGGTAATCCCGGCAGAAGCAAACTGGAAAACGCCGTCAGGGCAGAACGCTCAACTGTCTCTGTGTTTGGTGAGCGCATTGAGATCGCGCCCTACCTGGCTGACGCATCGGCAAAGGTTGGACATATTGCGTGTTCACAAATACAGGAATCCTTGCGCAAGGAAAATTCCAGCATTGATCAGATCGTCCTTGTCGGGGGTGGTGCGCCATTTTTTGAAGCGTCCATCAAAGAAGCCTTCGCCAAAACACCTATCAACCTGGCAAAGGAGGCTGTGTTTGCAAATGCAAGAGGCTTTTGGCGCGGCGGGGCTGCCTGA
- a CDS encoding WGR domain-containing protein, translated as MRLDFRSSGRGYVLELNQDLLGDYVLRRHWFGLTNRKGGMKQQVFAEEEDAMREVARIERSRMRHGYQLK; from the coding sequence ATGAGACTAGACTTTAGATCATCAGGACGCGGTTATGTGCTGGAACTGAACCAGGATTTGCTGGGCGACTACGTTCTCAGACGACATTGGTTTGGACTGACCAACAGAAAAGGCGGAATGAAACAGCAGGTCTTTGCTGAAGAAGAGGATGCCATGCGTGAGGTTGCTAGAATTGAGCGCAGTCGAATGCGACATGGGTATCAACTGAAATAA
- the metE gene encoding 5-methyltetrahydropteroyltriglutamate--homocysteine S-methyltransferase yields MVTTHNFGFPRIGAKRELKFALESYWKGQSSRDDLKVFGAQLRQRHWQNQSHLDLVPVGDFAFYDQVLDMSFTLGNLPERVHGYSGDQLDNYFRVARGRSAATAGGSDVAAGEMTKWFDTNYHYIVPEFTAATEFKLDASRLLEQLAEATAQGVNTKPVIIGPVTYLWLGKAKDDSSKLALLERLLPAYAELLEKLAVQGAEWVQIDEPVLVTELDADWQHAFNFAYHHLKSSRVKLLLATYFGTLQENLHLACNLPVAGLHLDAINARDEIQPLLNLLPSHKVLSLGVINGRNIWKTDLNATLDWLEPFAARLGERLWIAPSCSLLHVPVDLASEQKLDVEIKSWLAYALQKLDELKTLATALNNGRAAVATELAANQTAIAARRTSPRVTNPAVRAAIANINPALGQRKGPYPVRARKQAALLNLPLYPTTTIGSFPQTAEIRQARSQLKAGELNEAGYKAAMRAEIERSVREQEALGLDVLVHGEAERNDMVEYFGEQLDGYAFSQFGWVQSYGSRCVKPPILFGDISRPKAMTVDWIKYAQSLTSKPMKGMLTGPVTILNWSFVRDDQPRSVSCYQLALAIREEVQDLEKAGIRVIQIDEAALREGLPLRKFQWKQYLDWAVESFRITANGVADETQIHTHMCYSEFNDIIASIADMDADVITIETSRSDMELLDVFDDFKYPNEIGPGVYDIHSPNIPTQEHIVRLMKKAAERIPAERLWVNPDCGLKTRQWTEVIPALQNMVAAAKTLRGAA; encoded by the coding sequence ATGGTTACGACACATAATTTTGGTTTTCCTCGCATCGGCGCCAAGCGCGAACTGAAATTCGCCCTTGAGTCTTACTGGAAAGGCCAGTCCTCCCGTGACGATCTCAAAGTGTTCGGTGCACAACTGCGCCAGCGCCACTGGCAAAACCAGTCGCATCTGGACCTGGTGCCAGTGGGCGATTTCGCCTTCTACGATCAGGTGCTGGATATGAGCTTTACGCTGGGCAACCTGCCCGAGCGCGTACACGGCTACAGCGGCGATCAGTTGGACAATTATTTCCGCGTGGCGCGCGGTCGTTCGGCTGCGACGGCTGGGGGGAGCGATGTCGCCGCAGGCGAGATGACCAAGTGGTTCGATACCAACTACCACTACATTGTCCCGGAATTTACTGCCGCTACCGAGTTCAAGCTGGACGCCTCGCGCCTGCTGGAACAACTGGCCGAAGCCACGGCGCAGGGTGTCAATACCAAGCCCGTGATCATCGGTCCGGTCACTTACTTGTGGCTGGGCAAGGCCAAGGATGACTCCAGCAAGCTGGCTTTGCTGGAGCGCTTGTTGCCGGCGTACGCCGAACTGCTGGAGAAACTGGCTGTACAAGGGGCAGAGTGGGTACAAATTGATGAACCCGTGCTGGTCACCGAACTGGACGCCGACTGGCAACATGCATTTAATTTTGCTTACCATCACCTCAAGAGCAGTCGCGTCAAGTTGCTGCTGGCCACCTATTTCGGCACGCTGCAAGAGAACCTGCATCTAGCATGCAATCTGCCAGTGGCGGGCCTGCACCTGGATGCAATCAATGCCCGTGACGAAATCCAGCCGCTGCTGAATCTGCTGCCGTCGCACAAGGTGCTGTCACTGGGAGTTATCAATGGCCGCAACATCTGGAAAACCGACCTCAATGCCACGCTCGATTGGCTAGAGCCTTTCGCGGCACGGTTGGGTGAACGTCTATGGATTGCACCATCTTGCTCGCTACTGCACGTACCGGTGGATCTTGCCAGTGAACAGAAACTGGATGTTGAAATCAAGTCGTGGCTCGCTTACGCCTTGCAAAAACTGGATGAGCTGAAGACTCTCGCCACTGCTTTGAACAATGGGCGTGCAGCAGTGGCTACCGAACTGGCAGCTAACCAAACCGCCATCGCCGCACGCCGCACATCTCCGCGCGTGACCAACCCGGCGGTCAGAGCGGCCATCGCCAACATCAACCCAGCGTTGGGCCAGCGCAAGGGCCCCTATCCGGTTCGCGCCAGGAAACAGGCCGCTTTGTTGAACTTGCCGCTCTATCCCACCACGACCATCGGTTCTTTCCCGCAGACAGCGGAAATTCGTCAGGCACGCAGCCAATTGAAGGCTGGCGAGCTAAATGAAGCTGGATACAAGGCGGCAATGCGCGCAGAAATCGAGCGCAGTGTGCGCGAGCAGGAAGCCTTGGGCCTGGACGTGCTGGTACATGGCGAAGCCGAGCGCAACGACATGGTGGAGTATTTTGGCGAACAACTCGATGGCTACGCCTTCAGCCAGTTCGGCTGGGTGCAGTCCTACGGCTCGCGTTGTGTCAAGCCGCCCATCCTGTTCGGCGACATCAGTCGCCCGAAGGCAATGACCGTCGACTGGATTAAATACGCACAATCGCTGACCAGCAAGCCCATGAAAGGTATGTTGACCGGCCCGGTGACGATACTGAATTGGTCTTTCGTCCGCGACGATCAGCCGCGCTCTGTTTCTTGTTACCAGCTTGCTTTAGCAATTCGCGAGGAAGTGCAGGATCTGGAGAAAGCAGGGATACGTGTGATCCAGATCGACGAGGCCGCGCTGCGTGAAGGTTTGCCATTGCGCAAATTTCAGTGGAAGCAGTACCTGGACTGGGCGGTGGAGTCCTTCCGCATTACCGCTAATGGCGTGGCAGACGAAACCCAGATACACACCCACATGTGTTACTCGGAGTTTAACGACATCATTGCTTCCATCGCCGATATGGACGCGGACGTGATTACGATTGAGACTTCCCGTTCGGATATGGAATTGCTCGATGTTTTCGACGATTTCAAGTATCCGAACGAAATCGGTCCGGGCGTGTATGACATCCACTCGCCTAACATCCCGACACAGGAGCATATAGTGCGACTGATGAAGAAGGCCGCCGAGCGCATCCCGGCCGAGCGTCTGTGGGTCAATCCGGACTGTGGTCTGAAAACCCGTCAATGGACGGAGGTGATTCCGGCATTGCAGAATATGGTAGCGGCAGCCAAGACTCTGCGCGGCGCAGCCTGA
- a CDS encoding ABC transporter ATP-binding protein, protein MLIEIRKLKLNLGTHAVLRDINLTLEKGHIYGLLGPNGAGKSTTISVITGLRSPTDGSVRVLGLDPVADSLQLHSRIGVLAEQAGFYEWMSAGDYLRWVASLYKIQPDQAEIAQLLSRVGLEGQSPAPIATYSRGMRQRLGLARALINQPELLILDEPTNGLDPRGRREIHDVLLDLSVNHGVGILLCTHLLDDVERLCTRIGIIAEGRTLLEGSIADLLSAQRAAVRYRLRVESGDITQRIPDDITLLARAGDWWHVEIASHVEPASAWRKLLDAGIQIDEIHREGGGLEELYLSVTEAKEVSR, encoded by the coding sequence ATGCTGATCGAAATACGTAAGTTAAAACTCAATCTCGGTACGCACGCGGTATTGCGGGACATCAACCTGACACTCGAGAAAGGCCATATCTATGGCCTGCTCGGGCCCAACGGTGCGGGGAAAAGCACCACCATTTCGGTCATCACCGGTCTGCGCTCGCCTACGGACGGCTCGGTCAGGGTGCTGGGTCTCGACCCTGTGGCCGACTCGTTACAACTGCACAGCCGGATCGGTGTGCTGGCCGAGCAGGCGGGATTCTATGAATGGATGAGCGCCGGCGACTACTTGCGCTGGGTCGCCAGCCTCTACAAAATTCAGCCGGATCAGGCCGAAATCGCCCAACTGTTGAGCCGGGTCGGCCTGGAGGGTCAAAGTCCGGCACCGATAGCCACCTATTCACGCGGCATGCGTCAGCGGCTCGGCTTGGCGCGTGCGCTTATCAACCAACCCGAATTGCTGATACTGGACGAGCCCACCAACGGGCTGGATCCACGCGGACGCCGGGAAATCCACGACGTGCTGCTTGATCTGAGCGTAAATCATGGCGTGGGTATTCTGCTGTGTACGCATCTGCTCGACGACGTGGAGCGGCTCTGTACCCGCATCGGCATCATCGCAGAGGGCCGTACCCTGCTGGAAGGTTCCATCGCTGACCTGCTGTCTGCCCAGCGCGCGGCGGTGCGTTACCGGCTACGCGTGGAGTCCGGTGACATCACGCAGCGTATTCCCGACGACATCACTCTGTTGGCACGCGCGGGCGACTGGTGGCATGTGGAAATAGCCAGCCATGTCGAGCCCGCCAGCGCGTGGCGCAAGCTGCTGGATGCCGGCATACAGATTGATGAGATCCATCGCGAGGGCGGTGGGCTGGAAGAACTTTACCTGTCAGTAACCGAAGCGAAGGAGGTGTCAAGATGA
- a CDS encoding ATP-dependent helicase, giving the protein MQLNQQQARAVNALGHCSVLACPGSGKTRVLSMRAARLLSENKTGRLCAVTFTRDAAAELKSRILHLCGEREAKRLAVGTFHSVALSQIRRVSHLSGMKLLSDGERMGLLRRCYSQYKCDVPFDKVLSAIDRAKSRLGQTIFSDPGIEDVFNAYQHLLATEHGMDFADILLTVVNGFRDESIKPLAVRWLLADEFQDADEVQAQWVIEHGMAGIEVTIVGDDDQSLYSFRNALGYAGMLRVSQTLVAQEITLPINYRCAPNILAHAARLIANNPNRANKAIESARDASGIVKTHRAADRSDEASLVVEAIKKSAGQCWAILARTNSLLEVVEAELLASGIDYTLSGGKSVWDGVTGSALVGLLKSIQSDGWTGMANALAVCGIKSELLNLHHDNKSCGQILESILIHAPENDVRTRKTIESARRGYAEWRRQIADGNTTLAIYAAANWLAQHVKQDRGNLVKKLANIIARLKGALAQRLNTLSRTTDRTNATGVVLSTLHGSKGLEFDSVWIIGAENGNLPHPDSTEEEERRLFYVGITRARNRLEISSSIEDGLDSRFIIEAGF; this is encoded by the coding sequence TTGCAACTCAACCAGCAACAAGCCAGAGCGGTTAATGCGCTAGGGCATTGTTCGGTGCTGGCCTGTCCAGGGTCAGGAAAAACACGCGTACTATCCATGCGAGCAGCCCGGTTGCTCAGTGAAAACAAAACCGGGCGGTTGTGCGCCGTTACGTTCACACGCGATGCCGCAGCTGAACTGAAGTCGCGCATTCTGCACTTATGCGGCGAGCGTGAAGCAAAGCGTCTGGCGGTCGGGACATTTCATTCGGTTGCTCTGTCACAGATTCGACGGGTGTCACACCTGTCAGGTATGAAGCTGCTATCGGATGGCGAGCGCATGGGGTTGCTTAGACGGTGTTACTCACAATACAAATGTGATGTACCTTTTGACAAGGTGCTTTCCGCCATTGATCGCGCCAAATCAAGGTTGGGGCAGACCATATTCAGCGATCCCGGCATCGAGGATGTGTTCAATGCCTACCAGCATCTGCTTGCCACAGAACACGGGATGGATTTCGCCGATATTTTGCTGACTGTCGTTAATGGGTTTCGAGACGAGAGCATTAAGCCGCTTGCCGTGCGCTGGTTGTTGGCTGATGAGTTTCAGGATGCGGACGAGGTGCAGGCGCAATGGGTGATTGAACATGGCATGGCTGGCATTGAGGTCACGATTGTTGGCGACGACGATCAAAGCCTATACTCGTTTCGGAATGCGCTGGGCTACGCGGGGATGCTCCGCGTTTCGCAAACGCTGGTTGCCCAGGAAATCACGCTGCCAATCAATTACCGCTGCGCACCTAATATCTTGGCTCACGCAGCCCGTTTGATTGCCAACAACCCGAACCGAGCCAACAAAGCCATCGAATCCGCCCGCGACGCAAGCGGCATCGTCAAGACACATCGCGCCGCAGACAGAAGCGACGAAGCCAGCCTTGTTGTTGAGGCGATAAAGAAATCTGCCGGCCAATGTTGGGCAATACTCGCACGCACCAATAGTTTGCTGGAAGTGGTTGAGGCAGAATTGCTGGCAAGCGGCATTGACTATACGCTTTCAGGCGGGAAATCTGTTTGGGATGGAGTAACGGGCAGCGCCCTGGTTGGATTGCTTAAAAGCATACAATCGGACGGCTGGACGGGCATGGCCAACGCATTGGCGGTTTGCGGGATCAAGTCGGAATTACTCAATCTGCATCACGACAACAAAAGTTGCGGACAAATTCTGGAAAGTATATTGATCCACGCACCAGAAAACGATGTGCGTACCAGAAAGACCATCGAAAGTGCGCGGCGTGGATACGCTGAATGGCGGAGGCAGATAGCGGATGGCAATACGACACTTGCCATCTATGCCGCAGCCAACTGGCTTGCGCAGCACGTCAAACAAGATCGAGGTAATCTGGTGAAAAAACTGGCCAACATCATTGCCAGGCTTAAAGGGGCGTTGGCGCAACGCTTAAATACGCTATCGAGAACAACAGATCGTACCAACGCCACCGGCGTAGTGCTATCCACCTTGCACGGCAGTAAAGGTCTGGAGTTCGACAGTGTGTGGATTATTGGCGCGGAAAATGGCAATTTGCCACACCCGGATTCCACCGAAGAAGAAGAGCGGCGATTGTTCTATGTGGGGATTACGCGCGCCCGAAACCGCTTGGAAATCAGCAGTTCGATTGAGGATGGATTGGATTCACGTTTTATTATAGAGGCGGGTTTTTAG
- a CDS encoding tyrosine-type recombinase/integrase, whose protein sequence is MSGDWAISKKSVERKIGRHHIAFFRAVILGMDIGEMSDRYLETGMDLRRAKTTLTWIRDTLRQAALRSGKHREAHLIRMHIGAGGGESALSPAPTLDDYRAEFDPDGFFTEKELIRSYLDAYPQAVDTKQKKRQRLIDKQLLALKWIEPLITTDPVREDLIAAWFDPVISKRLALAGLPTIGHLVDRIAVRGYRWWIDVPRLGNKGAARIVAWLQGYESSLGALPQRSLVPARTVAPSLRTQERNRETRVVPLEAFAVPVDLDGTVGSNRYHGVPRIAAANDYQAVFAWLATKSGNPNTQRAYQKEAEKMLLWAIIERDKALSDLTVEDCASYRDWLSMIGRTEPDNWPFRITQSEWISAKKRERHDPAWKPFDGSLSPGSVRYAITVVGNLFEWLVRVQYCSFNPWSAVSKSLVAADSRSNPDVEFMRAFSAGQWNYLMACLRQLPATSCSARLRFVLPFAYATGLRISELVDAKVSRMYTMPLSNEIGVRWMLKVCGKGGKWRAVPLSSEVIQALQTYFEYRGLSLDITSNPPDTPLVSSEIGTGSVTTSALSKSLRSFFGEIAQSLMMDGKHIEAKAFDHATAHWLRHTCGSHLALSGVPLNIVQRLLGHTSLQTTSIYTDTSDENLWRAVELAGFGGENETRL, encoded by the coding sequence TTGAGTGGAGATTGGGCAATATCCAAAAAATCGGTCGAACGGAAAATCGGCCGCCATCACATTGCCTTTTTCAGGGCTGTCATCCTCGGTATGGATATTGGCGAAATGTCTGATCGCTATCTTGAGACCGGGATGGATTTGCGTCGCGCAAAAACAACACTGACCTGGATTCGGGATACGCTCAGACAGGCTGCGCTGCGAAGCGGGAAGCATCGCGAAGCCCATCTCATCAGGATGCACATTGGTGCGGGCGGCGGGGAATCCGCACTCTCCCCTGCCCCCACCCTTGATGATTACCGCGCTGAGTTTGATCCTGATGGATTCTTTACAGAAAAAGAACTTATTCGCTCTTACCTGGATGCCTACCCACAAGCAGTCGATACCAAGCAAAAGAAAAGGCAACGACTGATCGACAAGCAGTTGCTTGCGCTAAAGTGGATTGAGCCGCTGATTACCACCGATCCGGTGCGTGAGGACTTGATCGCAGCTTGGTTTGACCCGGTGATCTCCAAGCGTTTGGCGTTGGCCGGCTTGCCAACAATAGGACATTTAGTCGACAGGATCGCTGTACGCGGTTATCGCTGGTGGATTGACGTGCCAAGGTTGGGCAACAAGGGCGCGGCGCGAATTGTGGCGTGGCTGCAAGGTTACGAATCATCGCTAGGCGCATTGCCACAACGCTCACTTGTCCCTGCGCGCACGGTAGCACCCTCGTTGCGAACTCAAGAGCGAAACAGGGAAACACGTGTTGTACCACTGGAGGCCTTTGCCGTGCCCGTTGATCTGGATGGTACGGTTGGATCGAATCGTTATCATGGTGTGCCGCGTATTGCTGCCGCAAACGACTATCAAGCCGTGTTCGCCTGGCTTGCCACAAAATCCGGCAATCCAAACACTCAGCGCGCCTATCAAAAGGAAGCAGAAAAGATGCTGTTATGGGCGATTATTGAGCGCGACAAGGCTTTGTCTGATTTGACAGTTGAGGATTGCGCATCCTATCGAGACTGGCTGTCCATGATAGGCAGAACCGAACCCGACAACTGGCCTTTTCGCATCACGCAATCTGAATGGATTAGCGCAAAAAAGAGGGAGCGGCACGATCCGGCATGGAAGCCGTTTGATGGGTCACTATCGCCTGGCAGCGTTCGGTACGCAATAACTGTTGTCGGCAACCTGTTTGAATGGTTGGTGCGCGTGCAGTATTGCTCATTCAATCCGTGGAGCGCGGTATCCAAATCGCTGGTAGCTGCTGATTCCCGGTCAAATCCTGATGTCGAATTCATGCGGGCATTTTCTGCGGGGCAATGGAATTATTTGATGGCTTGTTTGCGTCAACTACCCGCAACCAGCTGTTCGGCGAGATTACGTTTTGTGCTGCCATTCGCCTACGCAACCGGCCTGCGCATATCCGAGCTGGTTGATGCAAAAGTATCGCGCATGTACACGATGCCGCTCTCAAATGAGATCGGTGTACGCTGGATGCTCAAAGTTTGTGGCAAAGGGGGTAAATGGCGCGCTGTGCCACTTTCCAGCGAAGTCATACAGGCGTTACAAACCTATTTCGAGTATCGCGGGTTGAGCCTGGACATCACCAGCAATCCACCAGACACCCCGCTTGTTTCAAGCGAGATCGGGACAGGTTCCGTGACGACCAGCGCGCTATCCAAGTCCTTGCGTTCATTTTTTGGGGAGATTGCACAATCCCTGATGATGGATGGCAAGCATATCGAAGCCAAGGCATTTGATCACGCCACAGCACATTGGTTGCGCCACACTTGTGGAAGTCATTTGGCACTATCTGGTGTGCCGCTCAATATCGTCCAGCGTTTGCTTGGGCATACCAGTCTGCAAACGACCAGCATATACACGGACACCTCCGATGAAAATCTGTGGCGCGCGGTTGAGTTGGCTGGATTTGGGGGAGAAAATGAGACTAGACTTTAG
- a CDS encoding LysR family transcriptional regulator — MFERIHLSIVREVDRQGSLTAAANVLCLSQSALSHAVKKLEHQLGIDIWLREGRNLKLTQAGEYLLGVANRVLPQLAYAEERMKEYAKGERGTLRIGMECHPCYQWLLKVVSPYLEDWPDVDVDVKQKFQFGGIAALFGYKIDLLVTPDPLYRPGLRFEAVFDYEQVLVVGRKHPLAAISYVKPEQLADEILIAYPVAIDRLDIYNQFLMPAGIMPKRHKVIETTDIMLQMVASGRGVAALPRWLVEEYADKVEIIPVRLGTKGISKQIFLGVREADFDIDYLNAFIGQARQPFPKTDKV, encoded by the coding sequence ATGTTTGAAAGAATTCATCTGTCCATCGTGCGGGAGGTGGACCGCCAAGGGTCGCTGACTGCGGCCGCCAACGTGCTGTGCCTGAGCCAGTCAGCATTGAGTCATGCCGTCAAGAAGCTGGAACATCAACTGGGTATAGATATATGGCTTAGGGAAGGCCGAAACCTCAAACTGACCCAGGCTGGCGAATACCTGCTAGGCGTAGCTAATCGGGTACTGCCACAACTGGCCTATGCTGAGGAGCGCATGAAGGAGTATGCGAAGGGCGAGCGAGGCACGCTACGCATAGGCATGGAGTGTCACCCCTGTTATCAATGGCTGCTCAAGGTCGTGTCACCGTACCTGGAGGACTGGCCTGATGTGGATGTCGACGTCAAACAGAAGTTTCAGTTTGGCGGCATCGCTGCGTTATTTGGCTACAAGATTGACCTGCTTGTCACGCCTGATCCTTTGTACCGTCCGGGGTTGCGCTTCGAGGCGGTATTTGACTATGAGCAAGTATTGGTGGTGGGGCGCAAGCATCCGCTGGCAGCAATCTCGTATGTAAAGCCCGAACAACTGGCTGATGAAATCCTGATTGCCTACCCCGTTGCTATCGACCGACTCGATATTTATAACCAGTTTTTGATGCCCGCCGGCATCATGCCAAAGCGGCACAAAGTCATCGAAACAACCGACATCATGTTGCAGATGGTGGCAAGCGGACGAGGCGTAGCGGCCTTGCCGCGCTGGTTGGTGGAAGAGTATGCCGACAAGGTTGAAATTATCCCCGTTCGCCTCGGAACAAAGGGCATCTCCAAGCAGATATTTCTGGGCGTGCGCGAGGCAGATTTCGATATTGACTACCTTAACGCTTTTATTGGCCAAGCCCGGCAGCCGTTCCCCAAGACCGACAAGGTATAG
- a CDS encoding PepSY domain-containing protein, with amino-acid sequence MKPSTLCNTAYKQNLLAVMAITMTAFAVNASAYTGQELAGEAKVSMTEAREVALKAHPGKVTDEELEKEKGGSGLRYSFDIKHGKVTQEVGVDAQTGKVLENAPEGKHPD; translated from the coding sequence ATGAAACCATCTACCCTTTGCAACACTGCATACAAACAAAATTTATTAGCCGTGATGGCTATCACGATGACGGCATTTGCGGTGAATGCATCCGCCTACACCGGACAGGAGTTGGCGGGCGAAGCCAAAGTCAGTATGACGGAGGCGCGCGAAGTTGCGCTTAAGGCTCATCCCGGCAAAGTCACCGATGAAGAGCTGGAGAAGGAAAAAGGTGGCAGCGGCCTGCGCTACTCTTTCGACATCAAACACGGCAAGGTTACCCAGGAAGTCGGCGTGGATGCCCAAACCGGCAAGGTGCTGGAAAATGCGCCTGAAGGTAAACATCCGGACTGA
- a CDS encoding ABC transporter permease, with protein sequence MNTITLIARKEGGELLMSGRGLAWLLSLSVIMSVLSLLLVSNTELSLLDNAQVVYMVMGTVTALGALLAVVLGSDAVAGERERGSLMPLLLAPVTPSQIVFGKMGGQIAGWLVMYLLSLPYVWAVGSSGQNLIQAVTYLALFGTPVVLGFGFFGIALSARLRSVRSALLTSLITLMLLASPLLLGPSLRQSTIGQLFDAVNPFSAAVNTFDSVVIDSQPLAMQLTRLAIALVWLVLTAVFAIRSVRKMEI encoded by the coding sequence ATGAACACGATCACCCTGATTGCCCGCAAGGAAGGCGGGGAACTCCTGATGAGCGGGCGCGGCCTTGCCTGGCTGCTGTCACTCTCCGTCATCATGTCGGTGCTGAGTCTGCTGCTGGTGAGCAACACCGAGCTTAGCCTGCTGGACAATGCTCAAGTTGTTTACATGGTGATGGGTACGGTCACTGCCCTGGGCGCGCTCCTTGCAGTCGTGCTGGGCAGCGATGCTGTGGCAGGCGAGCGTGAACGCGGCAGCCTGATGCCGCTACTGCTGGCGCCGGTCACGCCATCCCAGATCGTGTTCGGCAAGATGGGCGGGCAGATAGCGGGCTGGCTAGTCATGTATCTGCTCAGTCTGCCCTATGTGTGGGCAGTCGGGTCGAGCGGCCAGAATCTCATCCAGGCCGTGACCTATCTGGCCTTGTTCGGCACGCCGGTGGTGTTGGGTTTCGGGTTTTTTGGCATCGCCCTGTCGGCACGATTGCGTAGCGTCCGTTCAGCACTGCTGACCTCGCTGATCACCCTGATGCTGCTTGCCAGCCCGTTGTTGCTGGGGCCGAGTTTGCGCCAAAGCACTATCGGTCAGTTGTTCGATGCGGTGAACCCGTTCTCTGCCGCCGTCAATACCTTCGACAGCGTGGTGATTGATTCACAACCGCTTGCGATGCAACTCACCCGTCTGGCCATCGCGCTGGTCTGGCTGGTGTTGACTGCGGTGTTCGCCATCCGCAGCGTGCGCAAAATGGAAATTTGA